One stretch of Miscanthus floridulus cultivar M001 chromosome 18, ASM1932011v1, whole genome shotgun sequence DNA includes these proteins:
- the LOC136523685 gene encoding uncharacterized protein, which produces MHPRAASGGTGKSTVLYGSWESPISAAVVSAAEGFAIAGDGWLVWVETRPEDGGKPGGKALDVTPQGFAVRSLAQEYGGGAFAVQGQGIAEAGGGAGVFSGGLGQSPRFGVRIRRSKDRIRADLWRAAPRRALGNGGGGSCPRCRVGARGGGYVGLGRASSSSSRSAVVGGVRISGTAGRALARAAWGSAGPPAAAAAAQASARACAGRWRGLLLPPPLPPFLLDHGVEAAAPAWDTGSSALTARSSAPRVGGGARGGACA; this is translated from the exons ATGCACCCCCGCGCCGCCTCGGGCGGCACCGGGAAGTCGACCGTGCTGTACGGGTCCTGGGAGTCGCCGATCAGCGCCGCTGTCGTCTCCGCCGCCGAGGGGTTCGCCATCGCCGGCGACGGCTGGCTCGTCTGGGTGGAGACGCGCCCCGAGGATGGAGG GAAGCCAGGCGGCAAGGCTCTTGATGTGACGCCGCAGGGGTTCGCGGTGCGGTCCCTGGCGCAGGAGTACGGTGGTGGGGCATTCGCCGTGCAAGGG CAAGGTATCGCTGAGGCTGGTGGCGGCGCCGGCGTCTTCAGCGGCGGTCTGGGGCAGTCTCCTCGCTTCGGCGTCAGGATCCGGCGGTCCAAGGACCGGATTCGCGCGGATCTCTGGCGGGCTGCGCCTAGGCGGGCGCTGGGCAACGGTGGCGGCGGCTCCTGTCCAAGATGCCGGGTAGGCGCGCGCGGTGGCGGCTACGTCGGCCTGGGgcgggcctcttcctcttcctcgcgcTCGGCAGTTGTTGGTGGCGTGCGCATTAGCGGGACGGCGGGGCGTGCCCTCGCGCGAGCCGCGTGGGGCTCGGCGGGGCCACCtgctgcggctgcggcggcgcagGCCAGTGCCCGTGCATGCGCCGGGCGGTGGCGggggctccttcttcctcctccgcttCCCCCTTTCCTCCTCGACCATGGCGTGGAGGCGGCGGCACCAGCCTGGGACACTGGGTCTAGCGCCCTAACAGCTAGATCCAGTGCCCCCAGGGTAGGGGGCGGCGCCCGTGGTGGGGCATGCGCCTGA